GCTCACCCCGGAGTGTCGAACACACCACTCACAGCCTAGTCACctgtatatattttataaatacttTGATATTGTATTTTCATGTTCCAACACAAAAGGAAAGAATAAATGCGGATAGTTTCTACAAATCCAGTGTATTGCTGATGTGATTTGCCATTTTCAGTACTGATGGACTTCCACGCAGAAGGACCCTACCACACGTCCCTCTGTAAAGGGTGAACTCGCACAGAATTAATCGACTTTGTTCAGTCATGGACAGTTTGATGCAGCTCCAACTTCTGTCCACTCACAGCACTACGACTCTTTAATTTGGTTGTTCTGTCTTATTGTACCGCAATTATCAATTAATTAAGTCAATATATAAAGTTAACATTAAATAGATTCATATTGATCTGTAGGTACAGCTAGGATATTTATACCTCCTGACAGAAAATTTGTTTGAGTAGCTTTACATTGTACCTTAGTAAGTTTTCGATctttcttaaacacacacacacacacataatacttCACAATTGGGACAATTTACTACACTTTAGTAAATAAACAACATTGAAATGTCTATATGAAAATAAAAGTCTTATGTCACTGGCACAAGAAGAGTGCTATATCAGTTTTAAAATAAGTGAATATGtacaattttttatattttgtgaTGCACTACTTAAAATGTGCTTGACATTCAAAGCACGTCTTACTATGCTGTAAAAACGGAGTGAAATTCAAATGCATTATAGCTGGTTGCAATAAGTTAAGATATAGTGCAACTGGTTTTCAAGATCTGAAGAATATTCAAAAAAGCTTTAAAAAAGGTGCGTGTGTCAGTGGAGGTTCTAGACCATCTGAACTGGGTGGGCCAGACTGGAACCAGTAGGTGGGAGGGGCATGATAAAGTCACTAATTGACAATCCCCTAAAAAGAGGGAGAAGGTCTTAGTACTTACTAAACATAGCGGCAAAATCGCTTAGTTGCCAATACTACTACTGCTTTATTGCCAAAAATAATATGTCTCATGACCGTGTGTGTTTTACCCAGATCTGTTGTTTCACTGACACTCCTCTGAGGAATCTTCAATATACGATGGTCCACTTTATCCTTATCTACATATCCTAATatgttataaatgtaataattgcACTGCACTGGTTAGGGAATGTTCTTTGAGAAGATGCCACAGCATTTATGTAAGTACCTTTAGACCAGGGAGTGTGTTAATTTTTCTCCATGTCAATGTAAAGGAAGGCTAAGTGAAGtttgagtgagggaggtgtcCGTGAAGCCTGGCGCTAACACAGGTGCTCAGCTAGCATAGGGCTGCTGTGGCCAACTCTAGCAGGTCAGCCGGGTCAGCCTTCCCCACCCAAAGAGCTCCGTCGGGCTAGACTCTGGGTGCTGGAGCTGAGGGTGCGGGTGTCCATCAGTCTGCCACAGGTctgcaaaacaaaagaaaaattaACTGGCTCAGTGTAACAGACATTCTGGGATATCAGCTCACCTAAgctgggcaacacggtggcttggtggttagcacgtttgcctctcagcactggggtcttgggttcaagtccctatctgagtggagtttccatgttctccccgtgtctgcgtgggtttcctccgggatctccggtttcctcccacagtccaaaaacatggaggttaggtaaattggcagtccctgacaaattctccctgagtgtgtgtctgttcagggcggcatggtggtgtggtggttaacactgtcgcctcacagcgaggcggtctgggttcgattctcggtctgggctgctctgtgtggagtttgcatgttctccctgtgcttgtgtgggtttcctcccacagtccaaaaacatggaggttaggtaaattggcagtccctgacaaattctccctgagtgtgtgtgtgtctgttcaataaaaaagtagtgtctgactgtgtgtgtttgcttgtatgcccagtggtggatggtgctttgccactagggtctgtcctctctctccttcctgcaccccattcagtctgtggcttccggtagagagtacgctgtgtgcaattggctgctgcttctcgccggtgtgtgtttgtgacttctACTTGtattaaattgtaaagcgccttgggaattcgGAAAGGctctatataaatcgaacattcattcataagCTGTTGTACAAGCACTTTGTTGGAGAACGAAGTGAAAAAAATATGTAGTGTTAGGAGAAAATGGTTGTGATTTGTGTAACCTCCAAGAAGGTTAGGAATTATGATTCAGTTGTTACTTTTTTTTAATGCTAGCAAAGTGTGTAGCCATGGGCAGGTTAGCACTCTTACCCTTCCTgcctccacactctctctcactcccacgtTCAGCACGCCCAGGGAGTTTGTCCTTTTCATTCTGTTACAAAGACATTGTCACCGGCTGGTTAAACAGTGCTTTGTTCAGACCTACATTAGCTCCTCTGGGGCCCTCTGCCCCCCCTAAAACACAGTCTAAATGCACCACCCAGCCCCATTGCAAACTGCAAGGCCCACATGTTCAGCGTAACGGGGCCGTCCATTACCCCTGTGTGCGGGGAGCCACGTCTAGTGTCCCGACCCCTTTCAGCTTCTTCACTAGCTTCTCACTGCTCCGTCTTATGGAGTCTCGGAGTTTGGTGAAGGAACCGCTGCGTCTCAGAGCGGCCATGCCGTCCTGCGTCCACAGAGGAGAAACGTGAGGCGTGTGATCTGCAGGGGCGAACGATGATCACCCCAGGGGTGAACGACGGTCAGAGCAGCGCTTACCAGTCTGGTGCTGCCCACCTCCGTCTGGACCCACGTCGCCCGTCCCTGTCCTGAAGGTCAGGGAGAGAGGAGCGATACAGAAAACAACAGAACACGACAAGCACATTTTACTAAAATGTAACGCGTGGCGAATCTGTGAACTGAGCTGGGTCTCACCCACATATGTAAGCCCAGACAGCGGCTTTGCAAGAAACAGGACTGCACCTCATTAGAGATTTAAAAAATGACACAATCAATTTAAAATTGCCTACATCCTCTATGAGCTGTGTATAAATGACAAGGCTCTTTAAGATCCCTAATTCCTAATAAAAACACACAGAGCTAATTATAGATGCGGGATGTGGAACCCGGCGCTTCCACACAAGGACCAAAGCACTGCTAACCTCAGAAAAGTAGGACGGGGCCTTCAATACAGCCTAATAAGTGTTGATAGGAGAGTCATGTCACCTACATATATCAGCTGAAGAGCTGTCAGGAATTTACCTTCCACTGATCCAAACTCTCTCTCATGGGCACACGTCAGGATCTCTCTGTATAGAGCTTCGGCTTGGCGGTATTTGCCCTGCTTGAGATAGCACGATGCCTGTAAACACACGGTACATCCTTAAAACACTCGACACGCTGATGTGTCCCACAGCTGGACACGGGAAGTAAGGTGGGATTGTTCTCTCCAGGCCCTCACCAGGTTGTTTTTGGTCTTGGCCACGTTGGCGTCATCCGGGCCCAGCTGACTCTGGTAGATCCGCAGGGCTCTCTCATAGTATTCCTCCACCTCCTGGTACTTTCCCTGGTTCTGACACAGCAGTGCCAGGTTGTTGAGCTGCTTGGCCACGTCGGGGTGGTCTGAGCCCAGCACCTACAGGGAAAAAGGGCCACTTTTAGGTGCTGGTGGTCCAAATGGATGAGCgcgttttttatttttactgctACGAGTGTCTCCAGGTACCTTACCGCTTAGAAAGGGAACATGAAGCATTCAGAATAAACAGAAGCCCTGCTGACGTGTGAAACATGACATGCGTGTATTTTCAGCCGTGTGGGTACTGAGTTGAACAGATTGCTCTACCTTCTCTCTGATCTCCAGAGCTCTCTTGCACAGAGGTTCAGCCTCTTTGTACTTTCCTCTTTTGCCACAGAGCACAGACAGGTTATTTAGGGTAGCTGCTACCTGCAGAATTAGCAAAGGAACAGGTGAATGCAGTGCTTATGTATCCCATAACAGCGTTGGAGTGGAGTGTGAGTAATGGTGATACACAGACACGCACCGCCGGGTGGTCCACGCCGAGGGTCTTCTCACGAATGGCCAGCGCGTCATTCAGAAGGCTGGCtgcttctttgtatttgttctgGTCCCTGATTAGAAAGAAACATGAGCGCCCCAAAAACACACTCGTGGGAGCGGGAGAGAGCGCGTAGCAGGCACGAACAACGTCCCAGCCTCTCCCTCACCTGTACACCAGTGCCAGGATGTTGAGCATGGTGGCCACGTCTGGATGGCTGTGTCCCGAGGTCCTCTCCAAGTCCTCCAGCGCCTGCTTGCAGAGGGGCACGGCCACCTCGTAGCGGCCCTGCGAGGCGTACTGGATAACCAGGTTGTGAATGGTTCTGAGCCTGGCGGGGATCTCGTAGCCTCCCTGCTGCGCGGTGGCAGCTAGCGAGCTGCGACGTGGCCCGCTCACTGCTAGAGCGGCGGGAAAAAGGTTGGTGAGAAAAAGGAACCTTGGCGTTACCTGCTGTACGTTAAAGAAGTCATCAAGGAGGCATTTCGAGGGGCCAAAGGTATTACAAACGTGCCAGCTAGGATAAAGTCTAACAGGCCTGCGGTGTATAGTTCACAGAGACACTTGCTTTGTGCTTGCTCCTCTACATCAGCGGGGAATAGGTAATCAAGGGTCTCTTTGGTTGAAGAATCGTTTATATTCTCCTGCTGgacataaataaaacaataatttaAACGGAGGTTCAGTATCATCCAATTTCATTCCATATGTTATGAACTATACAGCCAATTAATCCATAGAACATACAAGCATACAGACTCGGAGCCATTTAAACATGGCCATGAAACTTCCTGTTTGGTGGGTTTGTGGGACTTGTAGTACCCACCGGTGATGCCTCATCCAGGTCGTGCTTACGAATGCTGCTCATGAACAGCAAGTGTCGGTTCTGCTCCTCCAGTGCCACCACCTCCTGCTCGCACTCCTGCAGGTTTCTCTGGGCGGTGGCCAGCTCGTCACGTAACCACTGGTTCTCCTGGTACAGGCGTCGCACCTGGGTACGTAACTTCTGCTTCTCCACCTCCAGGGAGCCCAGGTGTGCCGACAGGGCCATCATCACCTGATGACGACACCGGAACGCTCAGCTGCAGCTACAGGGTTTAGTTCTAACTCGAATCTAACACACGCGACCCTGTTAATCGAGGCCTTTGTTGGGACTCTTAATTTGAATGTCAGTTGTATTGCGGCTAAACTTAGCAGGACTCTGCACTTCCTGGACTGGCACCCTTGATGGGATAGCTTCCCGCGTCAGGCTGTAGATGTTTGACGTTCCTGAAAGCCCACCTGCGCCTCGCCCAGGCCGAGCTGGATCTTCTCCAGACACTGTAAGACGATGCAGGTCTTCTCCTGCCGCAGGGCACCACCATCGTCGCCCGGCTGCCTCTCCGGCTCCTCCTGCAGGCTGTCGAGCAGAGTGCGGTTCTCTTTACGCAGGGCCTCCAGCCCCACGATGACCTGCTGCGTACTGCACAAGATCTCCTCCGTCGACAGCATCCCTGATGGTCTCTGCtctgaggaggggaggagactcTGCCATGAGATGAGTTCACGTTAAACTTCCTTTGGCAAGGAATTACAAACCCAAACAACCAGGAGGATTAAACAGAGTATGCTGGTTGACTCTCATATACATCATATATAGGTGATACAGGATCCTCCCACTGCAATAAAGAACTTGACCAtgtaagaagaaaaagaaagaaaagtctTCATCTCCTAAGCATAACATCATAACAGCAGCAGGAGGTGTGAGTCATGTTATAGGCAAATGTTTTTGCAAGCCATTAAAACGGATGCATGAAAGGGCTGGTATTGTTCAGTGGCAGTTGAATTAAATCTCAAAATATTATATCTGAATATCTGTCTGACGATCATGTTGTGAACAAAATGCAAGTGTTAGTGGAACATTGACCATCCCAGTGATGCCTTCAACTATTTAATGTGTCACTTCCCCAAAAATCTTGTCTAAGAGGAACagcttaaaaacaaacaaacaaaaaaaaaaaaactctaccAAAAACATTATTactgaacattcagttacaagAACCTGCCATGTCCTCATTCTCTCCACTTTCATATCACCCTTAAAGAAGTAATCAGGTAAACCACAGTGTAGCAGAGATGGTGGTCTGGCAAACTGCTGTTAAGATCATGCCCTATAGAGCAATGGAAAGACTGCAATACCAAAGAACATATTCACCATCAGTAGAGAAGTAAATATCTGAGACATAAAAGAAAACATCCAAACTACTACATTTAAAAAAGTTCCTGTAGAGTTTGTTGGGTTCCTACAAGCAACGTATTATTAGTGGTCTGCAGCATGGTGCATTGACACAAAACCTCATGTTGATGTCTAAATAAACAatttccccacacacctgtctccctgtctcagGTGATTACGTGGCAGTTTAAATATCCCACAGTGAAAAATACAAAACGAAAACAAAGGTCGCGTTTGTCACTTTGGCTTAGTTTAAATGTTATATGTTACTAGGACCTGAAATTAGTATGTACAAACAGCAATGCTTAAGACTACATCTCGAAGCTTTAAAAAAGATTATACATGTAAAACACTAACTGCCTCATAACCAAGTAAGCACGTAATATACACAAATTTATAACCACGCAATATACACAAACTGTAAGAGTTTCACCGTCAGCGAGGTGTCCTTGTTGGACAGGTGTGTTTACCTGTTGAACACcctgaagaggaggagagttCTTCCACAGGGAAGTCGTGCAGCACGGCGAACGAAATAAATTAAAGTTCTAATACAAAACCCCAACAACTTCACCGCAGCTATGATGGGAATAGAGAGATATAAATCCTGGAAATTGGTGTTACAGTCGTTCACCTGCTGCCGTTTACCTGCTCGGTCAGTCCCGCCAGGCACACGTGAGGTATTCTCTGCTGTGTCGGTAGCCACGTATCTTCCGCTACTCGAGCCTACGACAGCTGACAATAAACGTTTTGTCTTTATCAGGACTTTATTATTCCCTCGTCGTTGCTTCGCCATACATTTATTGCTGAGCTGCTAAGATATGTCATGAGCAATCATGAAGGATATTTCTTATTATAGTATATTATTCAGGACACTTTTACTAAACTAAAGTTAGTATTGTCACATTTCCTTTTATTTTGGTCTATGTGCGTAGACCGACACTAATAATTATGTTATTTTGTTTATAGCAGTCTACAGAGAGAGGGGTCTGTGTTGAGGGATTATTTAAATGAAGGAGTCTTTAATTTACGTCATACTGGCAAAGGTTCAACAAAGCAGCTTAGGGAGGGGCCTCGCGCGCGTTAGTGAAATAAGGGACATTAGTCTGGCTGCTGTCAGACCTGCTTAGTTTGACAAGCAGAAACCAACCAGCCTGCCAAAGCAGCCACAATCCAGTGCTGACTTTAATGACTCTGCAAAGAGATCTTTAAGGTTTGCAAACAGCTGTAAGGGGCGCAGAGGAGTCCAGATCCAGTCCATTTGGCAGCTGGGATAAGCAAGAGGCCAGGAAGAGGAAGATTTAAGATAGACACAGGTCTCCGTAGGAATAAGAAGCAGGAACGACTTGTGCCCAAGGAAACGGTCACATTGCCACTGCTGGAGAGGAGActgggaaggtgtgtgtgtactgggcaTAGATAGTGGCAACGTAATGACGGGGGAGCAACTGCACACTGACTGATATACGAGGCAGAACTAATTGATGGTTCAGCTGCTGGACAGGGGTGCTGTGGGCGGAGGACTCGTGCCTTGTAAGGACAGCCTGACTGGGGGAGAGACCAGCACAGCTCtgggttgggggtgtgtgggtagcACTGCACTTCCCACACAGGGGAGCTGATCAGGTCTGAAGACATACCAGAAGCAGCTCTCACATTTATATCTGGCCTACAGTCATTAATATAACAAACAATTTATAATGAAGTATAGGAATGTCAGTGGGGATAGTTGTACAACAAGGGAATCTGAAGGAAAAGTGTGGTTGAGCTGTTTGATTCACTCTTTTCTCGCTTCACATTTGTCATGTCCTCCTTTGGTGTTCTCATGTCACAGACTGACATTCTCAGGTCATACGCTGGTATTTTTATGTTGCATGACTCTAATTCCATTGCTCAGATCTTGAGGTGCCAACCATCTGTGAAATATgcattcttcttcttctatatatatattagtattATTAAAATAGGATAAATAGGAATAATTCCATTAACCATTAAAAGCCCAGTGGTAGCAGACTGGTTGATTTAGGTGGAGTTAGCAGAGGTTTATTAACTGATAATCACACTTCAGCGTTACGGGTTCTTTTCAGTAAGGAGAGAGTTGAAAGAGGAAAATGCCATTTTCCACGGTGCACCCAATTCTATGAGGTTCGTGCCGCAGTGGAAGAGACGCTAAACACAGGGAACGCAATCAACAAATGTGCGTCAAACCACCCAGCGCACCAGCTGACACTCATCACACAGCTGTTGGTGCACATGGAGACCTCGTGTGCCAGGAGAAATACTGGTGGTGTGCTGAGAATCTGCACAGAAGGTTTGTGCATGACCTGTGACGTGTCATTTACACCACAGTCAAAGGCATTTTCACTAGCAGTGAAAAACATTATAcctcatcacctccacacaggtCATGGGCAGCATGGTATCTCTCCATGCCAAAACCTCCCTCAGAGGCAGTGCCTCCACGATCACTACTGCCTCCAGAGGTAATGCAGCTGGTCTCTCTGGGGTGGCAGGGGTCACTGGAAGAGCGGCGGGTAAACGCGTAGACGGACCAAGAGCTGAGTCAACGCAATTCAATCAGGCAACTGTGCATGGGGGAACTGACCAGCACTAAACTTAGCGCGGGCAGCACAGGGCAGTGTTCAGGCTCCAGTTTCAATGGAAGAGGCTACTATACCAAACCTacattcacatgctcacatccTATATAAATGCTTTTTCATGGGTAGATGCAACAACActgacacgtgtgtgtgtaagtgcacaTAGTTCAAACTGTGATtgtcaacattttgctggaATCAGGAAAGCTGAAAATTGAAACAAATCGAAATGTCAAACTCATATTGTTCATACTTCGTATCATGTGATCTCAAGCATCTTAAGtaacacagaaacaaaaacaaacatggcTGCAAACTAAATGTAGTCAGAAACCCGTCTTATTATATTCGCTGCTTGTTACAGTCGTGTCAGAAGCTGTTAAATTGGATGATGGGTTGGCAGACAAGGCTGCAGTGTCAGAACTTTAGTTGAGAATTTCTGGTTCTGACACTAAAATACAGGCCCAGCACACAGTAAAAGGAATGAACCTCAAACACAAGTGCTCTCATTTGACGTACGGTATCATCTGCAGAATGCTAAATATAGGTCGGACTCTGAACTCTTAAGAAAAGCGTTCATGTTATGAAAATTAATAGAGGACTGAAAAAAGACTTAATTCCATACTTTAAAAATCCACAAAGAATGAGGTTGAACTGGCACAAGCAGTGTTAGATATTGTATGTTGTAAATGCACATTTGTTGACATTTCAAGGCTACTCTCTCTGGTAACTGATGATAATGTTTTTATGCCCAGATGAGACTTTTCTTTACACTGGCACAACAGGACAACCTTGGAGCCAGGAGGTCAAACCTAAACCCTCAGAAAAgtatacattttaaatatatatttctttgcTACTTTATCAGACAGTATCAGAGACAAAAAAAGTTGTTTTGTCCTGCAAGTGTACTGCATGTGTCAGAAGGTATTCTAATTTCATCTCACAAGGTACAACTTTtctagggtttttttttgccttgCACGGTGGTTTTATAGGGAAATAGTAGACAAGCAACATCAAATGAGCTCAGTGGGACAGATATGGTAGTTCTCTGGACATTAAAACAATAACTATAACCAGCGAGTTCAGAGCCAAGCCATGACCCTCTGCACATACACAGAGCTCTTGTCACATGCTTGGGACATTCTGCTGAGATCCCTGCCCCCTTCTGACACTTTCACCCCAAGCAGCTTAGTAAGAGTGTTAGCAAGCCTGCTCTGAGGTGAAAGTTGGTTTAGCGGTCTCTAAGATATGTTTCACTTAATGTTCATTCATTAAATTTTCAATATTCTCTACATTACTTTTGTCATAAACCCATGATTATTTTGAGGTCATAAAGTAAGTAGATTGAATTGATTTTAATTGTTAATTGATTAAGCTGAAAATAACATTGACAGTGTGTCCAAAAATGTTGCTTTTTAAAGAATTAGTTGTTTAAAAATTAGGTACTCTTCATGTAACAGTTTTATTTAATGGGACGTGCCACTGGTCACATGATCAGATTTCGTCAGAGCCAACACAGATGAAGAGAAAATACTTGCAGCCCCAAAATAACAGTGCATGGTCATTACCCTGTGTTTGTTTTAGATTTATGAATGAGATTAATCCATTTAAATGGAAAGATGTTGCATTTTGAGTAATCATAGTCAACTTCAACACATTTGTGGTGCTTATGTGTTTGTGCCTGAGTATCTAAGAGAGAAAATAAATCTTCGAAAGTCATCAGTACAATGCATGGCCTCTATTTCACTGGAGCAGTGTAGCTACAGATGGTGACCCCCACACAATCAGGTGCCACCCTCTCCCAACCTTGAGTGTAACAGCAACAGTTTCTTATGTAACTGTCCTCACTCAGTACCAGGCAGCTGGGCTCCGTTGGTTGCTAATTTTGGTGGCAGATCCTGGCCTAGACAAGTCCTGGCctctacaccctccccacacctacacactttccccacaccctccccacacccttgcaccctccccacactctctacactctccacacttgcacacctgtcacactctccccacaccctctacaccctccctgcaccctcacaccctctacaccacctacaccctccATACTCTCCACACTCTGACACCTTCCACACCCGTCAAACtctccacacccaccacaccccctctacaccctccataCCCACTAAGGTTTTAAGTCACGGTACAGTAAACAGTCATGATGCAGCAGTGAGATGAGATCTTAAGCAATGATATGGAGCGAGTGAAGACCTGATCCACTAGAGGTCAACAGGGGGTGAGGCTGCACTCCTGAGGTCAGTCCTGATCACAGTAAGTGTAAGGCCTCACCTCTGACTTCCAACCCTGAATAGCACTTAAGTGCCCAGGGTATTTTACTTAACATAGAAATGCATTTGTTATGCAgaattattacagtttttccaCTGTAATATGACTGATGTAATTCGTCATGTTGTAAGAAGGCCCATTAAAAAAGAGCTTTGTCAGCAGTCCAATGTCTTCTACGAATTTTCATTATAAATACATTAACCTCCCTTAGGATAGAGTGGTGTGGCATTCTTAGCATTTACCAGTATGTTTCCTATGTTTTTGAGAAAAACACAAAGATTACTTAATATGTTGGTTGATTGTGGTGATTGCTGGTTGAATATGCATTCATTCCAGTTCCAGGAATCAGACTTCTCCAGTTAAAGGATCCACCAGTGGGATCCACGCAGACACGTAAACGTTTACATAACCTGGCAGACAGGAAGTGGATTTTGCACCTCTGTTGTTTCTCTGTGAGCCTCTCAGTTTCCAGAGCAACCACAGAGAAGAAGGGGACAGGCCACTGCTAAAGGGAGGGGACAGCTGTCCCCCTGTCTCGGGTGTTGTGATGTGGGTTCTTTCCTTTTAGAACCTAAACTTGCCATCAAGTGCTACTCTCCAATGGGCTTAGAGCCTGCAAACAATGATCAGCCAATGAGCACTGAGCATCTGAGTATATAAGCCAAGGTCTGACGTGTTGCAAAGTTGGGCAACCCCTACATTGGCTTTGGTGGACAGGCTCTGATCCCAAGGACTGTTACCTCTTTCTCTCGTGCAGGTAAACGCAACAGTGGCTCTACAGATCAAATTGGGTGGGAAATGGGAAATATAttgtggtgaaatataaaaagcTTCTGcatcaaaaatgtacatttaaagaaagtttttaaatgtttttgaatTGAAGTTActttccgttttttttttttcctcaacaAAATGGTTAAACTCTCTTCAGCATCTGCAGTGTGGAACCTTAAATGTGGTTTGAAATTGTCTGCCTTTTTTTTCTGGACTTGCTCTCTTGGAATTTTGAAAATTGGAATTTTGAATATTGGAATTTTGAATATTGGGATTTTGAAAACGCTAAGCCATTTTGTTCATGAAGAGAATGATAAAATGTTTCAAGCAGGTACAGAGGTGTACAGAGTACAGAGTGTAGAAAGGTTTCATCTAAATCTGTGCAATGGTTGTAGAACAGAGTGCTGCATGTGGCTGGAATTAGCCCTGTGTGTGACACCTGCTTGCAAGGTCAGCTGTTGTAGCAAGAAGGGCACCACGGTGAGACTGATTTAGAGTCTGTTTTAATGTGTGCAGGCACACGATCCTCTTTTGAAACACAATATGCGTGCAGCATAAAGCAAAGAGCACGAATACTGGGATAAACGTTAATTATGCATTTCAGGTCATTCTGTGTTGTCAGGAGCATTTAGGTTTTCATTCTGTGATAAGGTTTTTGATATTGCATAGTTGGTTTGGTTCagtttggggtaaaaaaaaaaaaacagcctcGCTCACTAGACTATCTAGTTCCAACTAGTTgccccccctcctgcccccctctGGAAACCAGAGTGGTATATATGGTATGTGGAGTGAAGATTTGGCAGGCGTGCTAAAAATATCTTGTGCTGTCCGAT
This sequence is a window from Brachyhypopomus gauderio isolate BG-103 chromosome 16, BGAUD_0.2, whole genome shotgun sequence. Protein-coding genes within it:
- the klc3 gene encoding kinesin light chain 3 isoform X4, yielding MAKQRRGNNKVLIKTKRLLSAVVGSSSGRYVATDTAENTSRVPGGTDRAEQRPSGMLSTEEILCSTQQVIVGLEALRKENRTLLDSLQEEPERQPGDDGGALRQEKTCIVLQCLEKIQLGLGEAQVMMALSAHLGSLEVEKQKLRTQVRRLYQENQWLRDELATAQRNLQECEQEVVALEEQNRHLLFMSSIRKHDLDEASPENINDSSTKETLDYLFPADVEEQAQMSGPRRSSLAATAQQGGYEIPARLRTIHNLVIQYASQGRYEVAVPLCKQALEDLERTSGHSHPDVATMLNILALVYRDQNKYKEAASLLNDALAIREKTLGVDHPAVAATLNNLSVLCGKRGKYKEAEPLCKRALEIREKVLGSDHPDVAKQLNNLALLCQNQGKYQEVEEYYERALRIYQSQLGPDDANVAKTKNNLASCYLKQGKYRQAEALYREILTCAHEREFGSVEGQGRATWVQTEVGSTRLDGMAALRRSGSFTKLRDSIRRSSEKLVKKLKGVGTLDVAPRTQGMKRTNSLGVLNVGVRESVEAGRTCGRLMDTRTLSSSTQSLARRSSLGGEG
- the klc3 gene encoding kinesin light chain 3 isoform X2, with the protein product MAKQRRGNNKVLIKTKRLLSAVVGSSSGRYVATDTAENTSRVPGGTDRAEQRPSGMLSTEEILCSTQQVIVGLEALRKENRTLLDSLQEEPERQPGDDGGALRQEKTCIVLQCLEKIQLGLGEAQVMMALSAHLGSLEVEKQKLRTQVRRLYQENQWLRDELATAQRNLQECEQEVVALEEQNRHLLFMSSIRKHDLDEASPQENINDSSTKETLDYLFPADVEEQAQMSGPRRSSLAATAQQGGYEIPARLRTIHNLVIQYASQGRYEVAVPLCKQALEDLERTSGHSHPDVATMLNILALVYRDQNKYKEAASLLNDALAIREKTLGVDHPAVAATLNNLSVLCGKRGKYKEAEPLCKRALEIREKVLGSDHPDVAKQLNNLALLCQNQGKYQEVEEYYERALRIYQSQLGPDDANVAKTKNNLASCYLKQGKYRQAEALYREILTCAHEREFGSVEGQGRATWVQTEVGSTRLDGMAALRRSGSFTKLRDSIRRSSEKLVKKLKGVGTLDVAPRTQGMKRTNSLGVLNVGVRESVEAGRTCGRLMDTRTLSSSTQSLARRSSLGGEG
- the klc3 gene encoding kinesin light chain 3 isoform X1, with amino-acid sequence MAKQRRGNNKVLIKTKRLLSAVVGSSSGRYVATDTAENTSRVPGGTDRAEQRPSGMLSTEEILCSTQQVIVGLEALRKENRTLLDSLQEEPERQPGDDGGALRQEKTCIVLQCLEKIQLGLGEAQVMMALSAHLGSLEVEKQKLRTQVRRLYQENQWLRDELATAQRNLQECEQEVVALEEQNRHLLFMSSIRKHDLDEASPQENINDSSTKETLDYLFPADVEEQAQTVSGPRRSSLAATAQQGGYEIPARLRTIHNLVIQYASQGRYEVAVPLCKQALEDLERTSGHSHPDVATMLNILALVYRDQNKYKEAASLLNDALAIREKTLGVDHPAVAATLNNLSVLCGKRGKYKEAEPLCKRALEIREKVLGSDHPDVAKQLNNLALLCQNQGKYQEVEEYYERALRIYQSQLGPDDANVAKTKNNLASCYLKQGKYRQAEALYREILTCAHEREFGSVEGQGRATWVQTEVGSTRLDGMAALRRSGSFTKLRDSIRRSSEKLVKKLKGVGTLDVAPRTQGMKRTNSLGVLNVGVRESVEAGRTCGRLMDTRTLSSSTQSLARRSSLGGEG
- the klc3 gene encoding kinesin light chain 3 isoform X5; this encodes MLSTEEILCSTQQVIVGLEALRKENRTLLDSLQEEPERQPGDDGGALRQEKTCIVLQCLEKIQLGLGEAQVMMALSAHLGSLEVEKQKLRTQVRRLYQENQWLRDELATAQRNLQECEQEVVALEEQNRHLLFMSSIRKHDLDEASPQENINDSSTKETLDYLFPADVEEQAQTVSGPRRSSLAATAQQGGYEIPARLRTIHNLVIQYASQGRYEVAVPLCKQALEDLERTSGHSHPDVATMLNILALVYRDQNKYKEAASLLNDALAIREKTLGVDHPAVAATLNNLSVLCGKRGKYKEAEPLCKRALEIREKVLGSDHPDVAKQLNNLALLCQNQGKYQEVEEYYERALRIYQSQLGPDDANVAKTKNNLASCYLKQGKYRQAEALYREILTCAHEREFGSVEGQGRATWVQTEVGSTRLDGMAALRRSGSFTKLRDSIRRSSEKLVKKLKGVGTLDVAPRTQGMKRTNSLGVLNVGVRESVEAGRTCGRLMDTRTLSSSTQSLARRSSLGGEG
- the klc3 gene encoding kinesin light chain 3 isoform X3: MAKQRRGNNKVLIKTKRLLSAVVGSSSGRYVATDTAENTSRVPGGTDRAEQRPSGMLSTEEILCSTQQVIVGLEALRKENRTLLDSLQEEPERQPGDDGGALRQEKTCIVLQCLEKIQLGLGEAQVMMALSAHLGSLEVEKQKLRTQVRRLYQENQWLRDELATAQRNLQECEQEVVALEEQNRHLLFMSSIRKHDLDEASPENINDSSTKETLDYLFPADVEEQAQTVSGPRRSSLAATAQQGGYEIPARLRTIHNLVIQYASQGRYEVAVPLCKQALEDLERTSGHSHPDVATMLNILALVYRDQNKYKEAASLLNDALAIREKTLGVDHPAVAATLNNLSVLCGKRGKYKEAEPLCKRALEIREKVLGSDHPDVAKQLNNLALLCQNQGKYQEVEEYYERALRIYQSQLGPDDANVAKTKNNLASCYLKQGKYRQAEALYREILTCAHEREFGSVEGQGRATWVQTEVGSTRLDGMAALRRSGSFTKLRDSIRRSSEKLVKKLKGVGTLDVAPRTQGMKRTNSLGVLNVGVRESVEAGRTCGRLMDTRTLSSSTQSLARRSSLGGEG